The genomic segment AATCTTGGCTCGGTGAAGGAAGCTACGCGCAAACCCTAGGAGAGTCTAAGGCACAAGAACATCTTGTTCAGGGAAGAAAGAGGCACGGCTCGGTTAGGGCAGGCTAGGTTGGTCCAGGAAGGTCTAGGAAAGATGGTTCAGGGTCGAGGGTAGGTCTGGTGCAGCCATGGTCCATTGTGGCTTGGTTGGTGAGGGCCGCGATCAAGGGAAAAGACGGAAGCACACAACTTGGCtatgggctaggggctggtgcaCTGGGATAGGCTAAGTCTGTAAGTGTCCATGAGTGGCTGGTAAGGGTTAGGTCCATGaaggctcggtggtggctcgatgAAATTGAGCCGTGGCTATAGGCAAGGGTCGGTTTTTAGGCTAGGAGAAGAAGTCGTTCGAATCATGGTCCACAGGGGTcggttcatggttcacgagggtaattTAGGCATTAGAAGTTCAtggttaaagtttgggatttaaaatatttatgtttgaaTTAGTTTGGGATTAAAACGCTTTACGATAAgtaattaagaaaataattcgGAAGTCTCGAGtttatgttaaataaaaatataaaaaacaaatttaagattaaatattattttggaTATGCTCTAGTCagtaaaagtgagaaaaagtcaaaatcaagaatttttgggtccaggggcaaaacgttcattttacacctaggtaGTACAAAAAAGTTTGGCAGTGTCCCGAAAAATCATAATGCaagctaaatgatattttaaaacatttacgatgaaaatatgagattttatgatttatgataagagcaatttttactgttaaaatacTATTTTACGAATTTCGGAAGGACgcaatattttatgattaaaaagaaaagaaaaatattttttgaatgatGCGAATTGACTATGAcaaaaaagatatgatatatgattattgagaatatcgtgagggagaaggctcCGGAGGGAGcacgtttacgggagaaggctccagagagagcccaacgatcgtatttccattaatTCGGTGCCTAGTGTCCGTCCCCATGAGCCATGGtcagctaagactgatcagtcgaccaaacgataaagctagtcactttcaaggatcaaacttcacacaaaatgataaatgattgaaagatTTATGATTTGACGATTTACGATTAAATTATGCGTTCAAATTTATGATAGCTTTTTTTGAATAGAAGTATGATTTTTGATTCATGTGCTTGTATGTGTATTATTTGTTAGTCACTCACTAGGTTTTAATATTGCATGTGaggatgatattgagggaggcgctgacgcttgagtggatcgagtccgacAGTACACTCCCGATGGACATTATTTTCCGTATTAGCTTGATagtcaaagttttaaagattttgttaatgatttaattagagatttttatgctttattttgaagttagtgTTGATCATGTTAAATGGTTGACATaaaattttgttaattgacgagTTAAGGATTTTTTGcagtttaaatttttagatattaaattattttttgatgttGGGATGTtaagtcattttaaatactactttcgaattttatgtttaaaaaaaataataggattttaaggtttaaaagtaatggacgtttcagttggtatcagagccaatgaTCCCTAAAGGGTTGTGTTACTGCCACTcggagaagctcaagaagtcaagCATCAAGtctgtgagtttttactgctttagattttatatgttgaacttTAAATGCTTTTATGTTACATGATATAGATGTTAGATGCATGTttcatttaaaatgttaaatgcatgttggttacgtggtatGGGCTATTTgtacagagatgcctcctagacTGGTTCTTCTTAATAATAACTAGGATAGGCAGGAGGAGGAAATTCTAAAGTCTCCACCTAATCAAGATGCTAGTGCCGTGTACTAGTCGGTTTGGCTCGTTTACTAGTGCAGTGCGTGGGAAAAGGTGCGAGGGTCCGACCGGAAGCTATTTGTGAGCGATTTAGGAGGATGAACCGTGCGGATTTTTctggcactactgatccatttgtggctgagggatggattagatcTTTAGAGGTGATATTTAAGTATATGGGGACGCTAACCGAGTTCTTTGTACCATCTATTCGCTGAAAGGCGACGCTTCTTTATAGTGGGAGGGAACGGAGCGAGGGGTGAATTTTTCGACTCTATCTTGGGAGGATTTCAAGAGGATATTCTATGATAAATATTTCACTACCGACGTTCGTTCGAGGTTGAAGAGAGAGTTTACTGAGTCTCCACCAGGAGGACTTTACTGTTGCCTGAGTTTGTGCAGATGTTTGATAGGGGGTGTCATTTTTTGACCTTGATTTTCAATGATGCTGCGGAGACGTACGATATTTCTTCGATGGATTGAGGCCAACGATCGGTCCAGATGTGATGCTGACTGATCCGAATTGACTATACTACTACCGTTGCTAAAGCTTATCGAGCCGAAAAATCTCTGAAGGATATTGACTAGGAGATACAGTTCAAGAGGATTCGTGCCTAGCAATCAAGTCAGCAGAACAAGAAGCCGTTAACGGGACCACCAAAGCGGCCATGACAGTACAAACAACCAGGACAACCACCTAAAGAAAATGTCCCGAAAACTGCTGAGAGGCCACTTTGTAAGGAGTACGATCGCCATAACTACGGCAAGTGCATTTGTggcacctacaagtgcttcaaatgCAGAGGAACGGGGCATAAGGCTGGTGATTACCCAAAGATTAAACACCCATGACTAGAAGGGCTTACATTATGCATGCTGAGCAAGCGGAGCCAGATAATACGGTTGTTACAGGTACTCTGACTATTTAAGCGTTTACATTGCTTTCTTGCTTGAGATAAAAGCATGAATGCTAGAACTAAATCGAGATGCATTGAACTTGATGATTTAGAATTGCTTGTTTAATATTCTAAGGTATTAGGCATAGAATTTTTGCAAGCATTAGCCATGGGGATCAAATAGAAGATTGAAAACTTAAAGGACTAAAtagtaattttcgaaaataattgAGGAAAACAAAGTATAATTCTAAAGACTTTAAGGGGTTAAAATagcaaaattcaaaatttcctaggactaaattgcaaatttttgaaatttaagggGTCACttggaaattttcgaaattgaagGGGTTGTAATACTAATATGGGAGACAAGAAAGGGCCTAGATGATatgaaatttctaaattttatggCCTTAATCGAGTATAATGCAAATATTATCAGGACGAATTTTGTTAGTGGGCATAGCTACTTACGCTTTGCTAGATtctggagctacacattctttcatataTGAATTGTTCGTGAAGCAATTGAGAATCTTACCAGTTAACGTAGTGTCGGGATTTAGAGTTACAATGCCTTCTGGAGAATATATGGTCTCTACAAGCATGTTTAAGGATGTGGAACtcaaattgaaaaagaatgttaAATGGGCGGACCTTATTGTATTACCAATGCCcgagtttgatattattttgggcATGGATTGGATCACATTGAATGGGGATACTATTGAATTTCGGCGGAGgtcagtatctattagaccgCACAATGAGAAAGCATTAATCTTTGAGACTGCACAAAACAATCAAATGCCGTATATCATTTCATGCATTCGTGCAAAGAAGCTTATCCGAAGAGGCTTTCAAGGTTTTCTTGCTAGTATTATATCTGTACCCACTACTGACAGTCGATCGATCGTGGATGTGGAGGTTGTCAAGGACTTTCCGGACAGTGTTCCCTGACGATATTTCTGTTATCCCACCCAAGCGAGAGTTCgaatttgttattgaattgatgccTTATACAGTgccgatctctaaggcaccgtatcgcctagcacctgctgaaatgaaagaattaaaagattcaaattcaagaGCTGCTAGACAAGGGATTTATTCGCCTTAGTTTCTCTCAATGGGGCGCATCAGcacaatttgtgaagaaaaaggatgggagcatgagactagTGCATcgattacagagagctgaatagCAGGGAGCTGAATAGAGTGATAgtgaaaaataagtatccattaCTCCAAATCAAAGattgtttgatcaattgcaaggagcttaGGTATTTTCAAAGATAAGAGTAAAAGAGACAGATGTGCATAAGACGGCTTTCAGAACGAGTTATGAGCATtatgagtttttagtgatgccttttggattggctaatgctccagcgatcttcatggatctcatgaattgcgtatttcagccgtacctcgatgagtttattattgttttcatcgatgacattttgatctATTCTAAGAGCCGAGAGCAGCATGAGCAGCACTTGAAGACGACCTTGAAACGAGATTgaaaattatatgcaaagttcagcaagtgcgagttttggctagagagtggctgtaacgtccaAAAAGTCAACCcacgtaaatcacatgcatgcaaataatttaaattgctaaattgttttattttattgtttttaaatgcttacttgatgtatattatatgattaaaggtcTAATATCATGATTAAACGATTagattgcatgatttcatgagaatGGAAGATTTTATCTGATTATTCGATAATAGgatggggaaaggagaccgatgacgaccaagataaaatattttcaataaataattttaaggcttgttaatatgattaaattttataaaaatggtAGAggtcaaattattttacgagacgagctcgattttatccgGGAAGCCGATTTTGAGCAAACGAGGGACTTTTAAAagcctaaaaattattattttttgaaaacaaattttgtaaaactttattttacaattaaataggtATTATTGGGTATAATTTATCTAATATTAGAAGGCCCAATTATCCCTAAAAAAAACGCCCAAAACCCCAACCCATTAACATGCTAATTTTTGAAAtctataaaattaaaatcccagGTTTTTGTACACTTTTCAGATGTCCATCACACACACAAAACACAcaatattttacaaaatttgGAGAGGAAAAATCAAAGAGTTTTCGTCGTCCGCTCGTCTCCCTTCGCATCCCAAGCCAAAGATCGCatattcgagcgttctaaaatgcaaaggcacgtttctaaACCTCTTTGACACACCatttaaatcatattatgtttgtttttacgtatttttcatgaaaaataatgAGGTACAATTTGATTAACGTTTTgacgattattttcaaatttttgatgattttacaATTGTTTGATCAAAGTTATGATTCCTAAGGACACACTACCAATAGGATGTGTTTAATGGACGATATAAGGGTTAGTTAGGGACAACACAAAGGCTGGAACCAAGTGTGGCTGAGGAAGGAAGAGTCCTAAGGTTTCTAGGTTTTCATTCGTGGCTAAGGGCTCGGGTAAAAGGGGACAGCGTGAATATCGGGAAAGAACCTCTACTGCTGGATTCTTGGCTCGGTGAAGTAAGAAGCCATGTGCAAACCCTATGAGAGTCTAGGGCACACGAACGGCTTGTTAAGGGAAGAGAGGGGCGCAGCTCGGTTAGGGCAGGCTAGGTTGGTCCAGGAGGGTCTAGGAAagatggtgagctaagactggtCAGTCGACAAAATGATACAGTTAGtcactttcaaagatcaaacttcacccaaaatgataaatgattgaaagatTTATGATTTAACGATTTACGATTAAATTATGCCTACAAATTTAgcatattttgaataaaaatacgatttttaatgcatgtgcttgtatatatattatttttaactcatgtttagaacgtgttgaatcattagactcactaggtttgaatgttgcaggtgaggatgagattgagggaggcgctgacgcttgagtggatcgagtccggcagtacactcccgagggacattatttttcgcattagcttgatagtcaaagttttaaagattttgttaatgatttaattagagatttttagagtttattttgaagttagtgTTGATCTTTTTAAATGGTTGACGTAGgattttgttaattgacgagTTAGGGATTTTATGCACTTTGAATTTTtagatgttaaattttttttggatgTTGGAATGTTAagtaattttaaatatgaacttcaaattatatgttttaaaaaaaataatgagattttaaggtttaaaagtagtggacgtttcagttggtatcagagccaaggatcCCTAAAGGGTTGTGTTACTGTCAGTCCGataagctcaagaagtcacgcctcaagtctgtgAGTTTTTTCTGCTTTAGATTTTATTTGTTGAACTTTAAATTCttttatgatacatgatatagagGTTAGATGCATGTttcatttaaaatgttaaatgcatgttggttacgtggtatGGACGATTTgtacagagatgcctcctagacggGTTCTTCGTAGTGATAATGAGGATGGGATGGAGGAGGAGATTCTACAGCCTCCACCTAATCAAGATGCTAGTGCCCGTGTACTAGCCGGTATGGCTCGTTTACTAGTGCAGCACGTTGGAAATGGTGTGAGGGTCCTGACTAGAAGCTGTATATGAGCGGTTTGGGAGGATGAATCCCATAGATTTTTCCGGCACTAGTGATCCATTCgtggctgagggatggattagatcCTTAGAGGTGATCTTTTAAGTATATGGATATAGCGGACGCTGACTGCGTTTGTTGTACCATCTATCTGCTAAAAGGCGACACTttcttatggtgggagggagcggagCGAGGAAGGAATCTAGCGACTCTATCTTGGGAGGATTTCAAGAGGATATTCTATGATAAATATTTCACTACCGACATTCGTTCGAGGTTGAAGAGAGAGTTTACGAGTCTCCTCCAAGTGGACCTTactgttgctgagtttgtgtAGAATTTTTATAGAGGCTGTCATTTTGTGACCTTGATTACCAATGATGCTGCAGAGAAGTTCCGACATTTCTTCGATGGATTGAGGCCGATGATCAGTCGAGATATGATGCTGACTGATCCTATTGACTATACTACTGCCATTGCAAAAGATTTTTGAGCCTAGCAATCTCTGAAGGATATTGACTGGGAGATGCAGTGCAAAAGGAACCGTGCCCGGCAATCAAGTCAGCAGAACAAGAAGCTATTTACGGGACCACCGAAGCTGGCCAGGACAGTACAAGCCGCCAGGACAACCAACTAAAGAAAACGTCCCGAAGATTGCCGAGAAGCCACTTTGCAAGGAGTGTGATCGCCATCACTacggcaagtgcatgtgggacacctacaagtgcttcaagtgtggagGAATGGGGCATAAGGCTGGTGATTTCCCAAAGCTTAAAAAACCAACGACTGGAAGGGCTTACGTGATGCATCCTGAGCAATCGGAGCCAGATACTATGCTTGTTATAGGTACTCCGACTATTTAAGCATTTTCCATTGCTCTCTTGCTTGAGATAAAAGCATTGATGCTGGAATTAAATGGAGATGCATTGAACTTGATGATTTAGAATTGTCTGTTTCAAATTCTAAGGTATTAGACATAGAATTTTTGCAAGCATTAGCTATggggatcaaattttagaagatTGAAAACTTAAGGGACTAAATAGCAATTCTCTAAAATAATTGAGGAAAACGTAGTATAATTTGAAAGTCTTTAAGGGGTTaaaatggaaaatttttaaattccctaggactaaattgcaaattttcgaaatttaagggGTCACTGGgcgaatttcaaaatttaaggtGCCACTaggtaattttcgaaatttaagggGTTGTAATACTAATATGGGAGACTAGAAAGTGCCTAGATGATatgaaatttctaaattttatggCCTTAATCAAGAACAATACAAATATTATCAGGACGAAATTTGATTAGTGGGCATAGCTACTTACGCTTTGCTAGATTCTAGAACTACACATTCTTTTATATTTGAATTCTTGTGAAGCAATTGGAATCTTACCAGTTTACGTAGAGTCCGGATTCAGAGTTACAGTGCCTTCTGGCGAACATATGGTCTCTACAAGCATGTTTAAGGATGTGGAACTCAAATTGCAAAATAATGTTATACGGACAGACCTTATTGGCTAAGTATCTATTAGACCGTCCAATGGAAAAGCTTTCATCTTTGAGGCTGCACAAAACAATCAAATGTCGCATATCATTTCATGCATTCGTGCAAAGAAGCCTATCCGAAGAGGATCTTAAGGTTTTCTTGCTAGTATTATATCTGTACCCACTACTGACAGTTGATCGATCGAGGATGTAGAGGTTGTCAAGGACTTTCCAGACgttttccctgacgatgtttctTGTATCCCACCCAAGAAAGAGGTGGAATTTGCTATTGAATTTATGTCCGGTATTGTGCCGATCTCTGAGGCACCGTATTTCCTATCACCTACtgaaatgaaaaaattaaaagatcaaattcaagagctgCTAGACAATGGATTTATTCTCCCTAgtttctctccatggggcgcgcccaCACTATtta from the Primulina tabacum isolate GXHZ01 chromosome 16, ASM2559414v2, whole genome shotgun sequence genome contains:
- the LOC142528403 gene encoding uncharacterized protein LOC142528403 produces the protein MTRRAYIMHAEQAEPDNTVVTGRILLVGIATYALLDSGATHSFIYELFVKQLRILPVNVVSGFRVTMPSGEYMVSTSMFKDVELKLKKNVKWADLIVLPMPEFDIILGMDWITLNGDTIEFRRRSVSIRPHNEKALIFETAQNNQMPYIISCIRAKKLIRRGFQGFLASIISVPTTDSRSIVDVEVVKDFPDSVP